A window of Marinobacter salarius contains these coding sequences:
- a CDS encoding PaaI family thioesterase — translation MKDSMRMDRVRRFIGTLNQGRELGLTVTSAKADQLTLCLPYSDRIIGNPDTGVIHGGAITTLMDTTSGSVIMCSLDDFELCPTLDLRVDYMRPAEPHKPVYARAETYKVTRNIIFTRCEAYQEPGETIANCVGTFMRIGKEATPKSFRDLITGGEE, via the coding sequence ATGAAAGACTCCATGAGGATGGACCGGGTCCGCCGGTTTATTGGAACCCTCAACCAGGGACGGGAACTGGGCCTGACAGTGACATCTGCAAAAGCAGATCAATTGACGCTATGCCTTCCTTACAGTGACCGCATTATCGGCAACCCGGATACGGGCGTTATCCATGGTGGTGCCATCACAACACTGATGGACACCACTTCCGGTTCCGTGATCATGTGCAGTCTGGATGACTTCGAGTTGTGCCCGACGCTGGACCTGAGAGTGGACTACATGCGCCCGGCGGAACCACACAAGCCGGTCTATGCCCGCGCTGAAACCTATAAGGTTACCCGCAACATTATCTTTACCCGCTGTGAGGCCTATCAGGAGCCGGGGGAGACCATCGCCAACTGTGTCGGCACTTTCATGCGTATCGGTAAGGAAGCAACCCCGAAGTCGTTCCGCGACTTGATCACTGGAGGCGAAGAATGA
- the htpG gene encoding molecular chaperone HtpG, translating to MTVESQKETLGFQTEVKQLLNLMIHSLYSNKEIFLRELISNASDAEDKLRFAALKDDSLFEGDPELKIRLDFDAEKNTVTLSDNGIGMNRDDVIQNLGTIAKSGTAEFLKQLSGDEKKDSKLIGQFGVGFYSSFIVADSVEVFTRRAGAPVEEGVHWQSAGDGQFTIENVDLNERGTQIVLHLKDDAKEFADGFRLRNLVKKYSDHISFPVLMKSESEEEGEKGEYETVNDATALWTLSRSEIKDEEYKEFYKHIAHDFEDPLTWSHNKVEGKLDYTSLLYVPGRAPFDLYNREAPRGLKLYVQRVFIMDDAEQFLPLYLRFTKGVIDSNDLSLNVSREILQNDSTVESIRTAVTKRVLDMLSKLSKKEPEQYQKFWNEFGTVLKEGPAEDFSNREKIGGLLRFASTHTGEQAQTVSLDEYIGRMKEGQSKIYYITADNFMAAKSSPHLEVFRKKGIEVLILSDRIDEWMMGYLNEYDGKQFQDVARGDLDLGEVETEEDKKHKEEAAEEHKNLLERIKTALDDRVQEVRVTNRLTDSPACLVVGDFDMGAQMKKIMEAAGQKVPDSKPIFEINVEHPLVQRLENEQGGDRFKELSAVLLDQATLASGEQLQDPGAYVSRLNRLLLELAN from the coding sequence ATGACGGTTGAATCGCAAAAAGAGACCCTGGGTTTTCAGACCGAAGTTAAGCAACTGCTTAACCTGATGATCCACTCCCTGTACTCCAACAAGGAAATCTTCCTTCGTGAGTTGATTTCCAATGCGTCGGATGCGGAAGACAAACTGCGTTTCGCTGCATTGAAAGACGACAGCCTGTTCGAGGGCGACCCGGAACTGAAAATCCGCCTCGACTTCGATGCAGAAAAGAATACCGTCACGCTGAGCGACAACGGTATCGGCATGAACCGGGACGATGTTATCCAGAATCTGGGCACCATTGCCAAGTCCGGTACTGCCGAGTTTCTCAAGCAGCTTTCCGGTGACGAGAAGAAAGACAGCAAACTGATCGGTCAGTTTGGTGTTGGCTTCTATTCCTCATTCATCGTGGCCGATTCCGTGGAAGTCTTTACCCGTCGCGCCGGCGCTCCGGTGGAAGAGGGCGTTCACTGGCAGTCCGCTGGTGATGGTCAGTTCACCATCGAGAACGTGGACCTGAATGAGCGCGGCACGCAGATTGTCCTGCACCTGAAGGATGACGCCAAGGAATTTGCCGACGGTTTCCGTCTGCGCAACCTGGTGAAGAAGTACTCCGATCACATCTCCTTCCCGGTCTTGATGAAATCCGAATCCGAGGAAGAAGGTGAGAAGGGCGAGTATGAAACCGTCAACGACGCCACCGCCCTGTGGACCCTGTCCCGCAGCGAGATCAAGGACGAAGAGTACAAAGAGTTCTACAAGCACATTGCCCACGATTTCGAAGACCCGCTGACCTGGTCCCACAACAAGGTGGAAGGCAAGCTGGATTACACCAGCCTGCTGTATGTGCCTGGCCGTGCACCGTTTGACCTGTATAACCGGGAAGCGCCTCGTGGCCTGAAGCTTTACGTGCAGCGCGTGTTCATTATGGACGACGCAGAGCAGTTCCTGCCGCTGTACCTGCGCTTCACCAAGGGTGTGATTGATTCCAACGACCTGTCACTGAACGTTTCCCGCGAGATTCTGCAGAACGACAGCACCGTCGAAAGCATCCGTACAGCAGTGACCAAGCGGGTTCTGGATATGCTGTCCAAGCTGTCCAAGAAAGAGCCGGAGCAGTACCAGAAGTTCTGGAATGAATTTGGCACTGTGCTGAAGGAAGGCCCGGCGGAAGACTTCAGTAACCGCGAGAAAATCGGCGGCCTGCTGCGCTTTGCGTCCACCCATACCGGTGAGCAGGCGCAGACCGTGTCTCTGGACGAGTACATCGGCCGTATGAAGGAAGGCCAGAGCAAGATCTACTACATCACGGCCGACAACTTCATGGCGGCCAAGAGCAGTCCACACCTGGAAGTGTTCCGCAAGAAAGGCATTGAAGTGCTGATCCTCTCTGACCGCATTGATGAGTGGATGATGGGCTACCTGAACGAGTACGATGGCAAGCAGTTCCAGGACGTTGCCCGTGGTGATCTCGACCTTGGCGAAGTGGAAACCGAGGAAGACAAGAAGCACAAGGAAGAGGCGGCCGAGGAACACAAAAACCTGCTGGAGCGCATCAAGACGGCACTGGACGATCGGGTTCAGGAAGTGCGGGTAACCAACCGCCTGACCGATTCACCGGCCTGCCTGGTGGTTGGCGACTTCGACATGGGCGCGCAGATGAAGAAAATCATGGAAGCGGCGGGCCAGAAAGTACCCGACAGCAAGCCGATTTTTGAAATCAACGTAGAGCACCCGCTGGTTCAGCGCCTTGAGAACGAACAGGGCGGGGACCGTTTCAAGGAACTGTCTGCGGTATTGCTCGACCAGGCCACATTGGCCAGTGGTGAGCAACTGCAGGACCCGGGCGCGTACGTGAGCCGCCTGAACCGCCTGCTGCTTGAGCTTGCCAACTAA
- a CDS encoding tRNA dihydrouridine synthase, with amino-acid sequence MRIILAPMEGLVDAPIRETLTAVGGIDRCVTEFIRVTQGMLPPRIFYKYAPELHNGCETQVGVPVAVQLLGSDPVQMGRHGAKAVELGATQVDINFGCPAKTVNKHKGGCVLMREPELMQQITEAVRAAVPAHVPVTAKMRLGYDDRSMGVACGQALEAAGASEIVVHARSKVDGYKPPAYWEDVARVREAVNAHVIANGEIWTVADYWRCREVSGCDDVMIGRGLIARPDLARRIRASQLKESVADMTWPEVVRLVEGYAVALQDRLEDRFVTGRIKQWLNYLRGGYAEAQWLWPEARKIRDVAPMLACLRQPVPVTEAA; translated from the coding sequence ATGCGAATAATCCTTGCCCCAATGGAAGGGCTGGTTGATGCACCCATTCGAGAGACACTGACAGCCGTTGGTGGCATCGACCGGTGCGTAACGGAATTTATTCGCGTGACTCAGGGCATGCTACCGCCCCGTATTTTCTACAAATACGCCCCGGAACTGCACAATGGCTGCGAAACCCAGGTTGGCGTACCGGTGGCCGTTCAACTGCTGGGCTCAGACCCCGTCCAGATGGGCCGGCATGGCGCCAAGGCGGTGGAGCTGGGCGCCACACAGGTTGATATCAATTTCGGTTGCCCCGCCAAAACAGTCAATAAACACAAGGGCGGCTGCGTGCTCATGCGCGAGCCCGAATTGATGCAACAGATTACGGAAGCGGTTCGTGCCGCCGTGCCTGCTCATGTGCCGGTGACCGCGAAAATGCGTCTGGGGTACGATGACCGTTCCATGGGCGTTGCCTGTGGCCAGGCGCTGGAAGCGGCCGGCGCGTCCGAGATCGTGGTTCACGCCCGCAGCAAGGTGGATGGCTACAAGCCACCGGCTTACTGGGAAGATGTGGCCCGGGTCAGGGAAGCGGTTAATGCCCATGTGATCGCCAACGGCGAGATCTGGACCGTGGCGGATTACTGGCGCTGCCGTGAGGTCTCCGGCTGTGACGATGTGATGATCGGTCGTGGGCTGATCGCCCGGCCGGATCTGGCAAGGCGGATTCGTGCCAGCCAACTCAAGGAATCGGTGGCGGATATGACCTGGCCCGAGGTGGTCAGGCTGGTAGAAGGCTACGCCGTTGCGCTGCAGGACCGCCTTGAAGACAGGTTTGTGACCGGCCGAATCAAACAATGGCTGAACTATCTGCGTGGCGGCTACGCGGAGGCCCAGTGGCTGTGGCCCGAAGCCAGAAAAATCCGTGACGTGGCCCCCATGCTGGCTTGCCTGCGACAGCCCGTCCCGGTTACTGAAGCTGCATAG
- a CDS encoding DUF2835 domain-containing protein, translating to MQQIIVDVDISPDEWIKLYQGSATDVHTTARDGRSVRFPARILSRFYLRDGVQGSFRILFDDQGKFVSVERL from the coding sequence ATGCAGCAGATTATCGTGGACGTCGATATCAGCCCTGATGAGTGGATCAAGCTCTATCAGGGCTCGGCGACGGATGTCCACACCACGGCCCGGGACGGGCGATCCGTCCGCTTCCCGGCCCGTATTCTCTCCCGCTTTTACCTTCGCGACGGCGTACAGGGCAGTTTCCGTATCCTGTTTGATGACCAGGGTAAGTTCGTCAGCGTGGAACGCTTGTAA
- a CDS encoding PaaI family thioesterase produces the protein MTNPEILRYTQDTGDFSRMLESIPYARFIGLECDRFGDDLIFRLPMKKENLGNPILPAIHGGVIGGFMELSAVIYLMMSQEALRMPRIVDFSLDYLRAGLNRETFAECQLTRQGNRVANVMITAWQKSRSQPIATARAHFLLDD, from the coding sequence ATGACCAATCCGGAAATCCTCCGCTATACCCAGGACACCGGGGATTTCTCTCGAATGCTGGAGAGTATCCCCTACGCCCGTTTCATCGGCCTCGAGTGCGACCGTTTTGGCGACGACCTGATTTTTCGCCTTCCCATGAAAAAGGAAAACCTGGGTAACCCGATACTGCCAGCTATCCATGGTGGGGTGATCGGTGGCTTCATGGAGTTGTCAGCGGTTATCTATCTGATGATGTCCCAGGAAGCTCTGAGAATGCCCCGCATCGTGGATTTTTCACTGGATTACCTTCGTGCTGGCCTGAACCGCGAGACGTTCGCAGAATGTCAGCTCACCCGCCAGGGCAACCGTGTAGCCAATGTGATGATCACCGCCTGGCAGAAATCTCGCTCCCAGCCCATCGCGACCGCACGGGCGCACTTCCTGCTGGACGACTGA
- a CDS encoding DUF599 domain-containing protein translates to MSNYLELIALVWFLICWLGYSEYSRRKANDRPCLSNTLDLYREDWMRVMLRRDNRISDASVVGNLERNGAFFASSCLLILAGIITALGYTQEVMEVFSTMPFGTLPSREIWEMRMVVLMVIFIYAFFKFTWSMRMYNFVSVLIGSAPLTTDTKASPAAREAFAKSAGRVCNLAGDAFNLGLRSYYYALAVVSWFIHPLVFMGASTLIVIVLYRREFRSTALRALRAGKVFEEPLPKSDTEKEAGKETQN, encoded by the coding sequence ATGAGCAACTATCTGGAACTCATCGCCCTGGTCTGGTTTTTGATCTGCTGGCTAGGCTACTCCGAGTACTCCAGACGCAAGGCCAATGATCGACCCTGCCTCTCCAACACCCTCGACCTTTACCGTGAAGACTGGATGCGCGTGATGCTCCGCCGGGATAATCGTATATCCGACGCCTCCGTGGTGGGTAACCTTGAGCGCAACGGTGCCTTTTTCGCATCCAGCTGCCTGTTGATCCTGGCCGGTATCATCACGGCGCTGGGGTACACCCAAGAGGTCATGGAAGTGTTCAGTACCATGCCGTTTGGCACCTTGCCCAGCCGGGAAATCTGGGAAATGCGGATGGTCGTGTTGATGGTGATCTTCATCTACGCGTTCTTCAAGTTCACCTGGTCCATGCGGATGTACAACTTCGTCTCCGTGCTGATTGGCAGCGCACCGCTGACAACCGATACCAAGGCAAGTCCTGCTGCCCGGGAAGCCTTTGCAAAGAGCGCCGGAAGGGTTTGCAATCTTGCTGGCGATGCCTTCAACCTTGGGTTGCGCTCTTACTATTACGCATTGGCCGTGGTCTCCTGGTTTATCCACCCGCTGGTATTCATGGGTGCCTCTACCTTGATTGTCATCGTTTTGTACCGTCGGGAGTTCCGCTCTACCGCGCTGAGGGCGCTGCGAGCCGGCAAGGTGTTCGAGGAGCCGCTGCCAAAGTCGGACACTGAGAAAGAAGCTGGTAAAGAAACCCAAAACTGA